GTGGTTGTCTCATGCAGGACCGCTTTATGTATGCCAAATACATTGATGAAGTATCTTCATGGTGCTTGTATTGCATTTTTTAGTATGTATCTTATTGGTCTACCAATGTAATGTTTTCTCAGCTGTAACAGGTTCATATCTTTAACTGAATCATGGTGGAGACTGGGAAACGATCGCGCCAGCAGAGGGATGATGACAATGATGGGAAACAGTGGAACAAGCGACCAGGTAACATGGAGCGATCTGGTGATGGTGAATTGGTTGTCTATCGCATACTTTGTCCTGCTGGTGTTATTGGGAGTGTCATTGGTAAGAGTGGTAAAGTCATAAATTCCATAAGACAAGAGACATATGCTAAAATTAAGGTTGTCGATCCTTTTCCTGGTGCGGACATGAGGGTTATTACCATATATTGCTATGTTAAAGACAAGGATCCTATGGATGCTGATGAGGACAGCATGGAACCTCTTTGCCCTGCTCAGGATGCTCTGCTTAAGGTGCATGATGCAATTGTCAATGCCCTGGCTAATGCTAGTGATTCTGATAAGAGGAACAAGGAGGAAGCCCAGATACTTGTGCCCGCTAGTCAAGCTGCAAATATAATTGGCAAATCTGGGGCCACCATAAAGAGATTGAGATCAAAGACCAGGGCAAACATAAAAGTAAACCCAAAGGATGCCAACAATGCTACTCATTCCTGTGCAATGAGCTATGATAACTTTGTTCAGGTAAATGCTCTTAGTGCTTTACTTAATCCTAAATTAGGATCCTAGGAGCTACTATAAGTTGAATTATGGGACTAGATCTCGTGGCAATATATTATGTAGAAATCTACGTGCTTTACTCGTTATATGATGATCTATCAGAAGTTATTTATCATGGGTTCGGCAAGTCTAAGATAATTTTATCCAAATTAGTGTTTTTGGTTTTTATAAGTAGGATTTGCCAATAATCTTCCTGcctacagtttttttttttacaagcaTGTCGGTAATCTTTTTGTCTGCTTCATTTGATCAGTCAGATGTTCATCGTAATAAGGTTCAGTGGTCAACCTGCTCTCGTTCCCTGCAATATCTATGATATAATAGAAAAACCCTGGCCGGGAGCCTGCTACCTGTGAGCTCAGGTGATATTGCATGGTGTTAGAAGTTAAGGAGTGCATGGATAAATgttcttcttatttttatagATTTAACCCCCTTGGGCTTGCTTTATCTTAAAGTGGTTAGAGATAGATGCAAGAAAGCCTCTATTAAAAAAAGTTATATTTGGATCCCCTTAATGGAAATTTTCAAAGTTACCTTTTTTTCGCTAAGATTTACCACTTAAAAAACCATGCTTTGGATCCTTTCTTTGGAAAGTGGTTTACAATTTCTTGTTACCATTTAAGTTTTATCAACTAGTCGGTGTTCTTTTGAAGCTCTCTAGATGTGGTTCAAGCTATGTGGCTAATGCATATATTGTAGTCTGTCCTCTTGTTTTTTCTATGGATCGTCAGAGGATCATGTCTTAATATGCTTTCCTTCTGTAAAGTCGCAGCCTACAGCCTAAGCGGAATTACGGCTCATCAAAAATAGCTGAACCAGCTTCCCCTATTTAGCCAACTAGTTTAAGTGAGGAAGTGACTTTTATTCCACgtgcttttaaaatttttgatgcTTATTGGATTTCTGTATTTGATTATGGCATCGATTTTGCCAAACTTAATTTGGACAAGTCCTAGATATTTACCTTATCTGGAACAGATTTCATGTGACTTTTGCAAGTCTAGATATTTACCTCGTGGAACAAAATTTCATGCAACTCATCTCTATGGTTGTACTCTATTTGCTGTTGTTTATCTTACTGCCAGctgtattaatttttcttatatgcTTATACAGATAACCGGTGATGCTGAAGCAGTTAAGAAAGCATTATTTGCGGTTTCTTGTATTATGTACAAGTTTTCACCAAAAGAAGAGATCTCCCTTGATACTTCTGTTCCAGAGCTTCCACCAATTATCATTCCTTCAGATGTTACTGTCTATTCAGCTGGTAGCTTCTTCCCTGCTGCAAATGCTATTGTTTCCCCTTCTCGATCTGTGCCATCAGTCATAGGCGCAACACCGCATGTACCAGAGCTTCATGGATATACTGATACAACTAGTGCATGGCCAGTTTATCCATCTGCTCTTCCTGTtgtttctggatatggtggtcCATCACGCTCAGAGGATTTAGTAGTACGAGTCTTGTGTCCATCTGACAAGATTGGACGTGTTATTGGTAAGGGAGGGAGTACCATAAAGAGTATAAGGCAAAACAGTGGTGCTCGCATTGATGTTGATGATACGAAGGACGAGACTGAAGAATGTCTTATTACTGTCACATCTACAGAGGTTAGATTTATTCATGTGTTTTGCATTTTTTCCTGGTTATCAAATTTTGGCTAATGGTATGATGCATGATCTGCGCGTGCAGTCCACAGATGATATTAGATCTGCTGCAATTGAAGCTATTTTGCTGCTTCAAGGAAAGATCAATGATGAGGATGCTGAGAAAGTGAATATCCGTCTTCTTGTTCCCTCAAAGGTGATTGGCTGTCTCATTGGCAAGAGTGGCTCGATTATAAGCGACATGCGCAAAAAGACAAAGGCTGAAATTCGGATCTCAAAAGGTGAAAAGCCTAAACGTGCTGCTTCCAATGATGAGCTTGTGCAGGTTTGCCTATTTCCTTGAATCCTGATTTCCTTCTGTTGTCCCTGGACAGGTTCTAATATGTATTTTCCTTTCACTTTTGATCTGGATCCAGGTGACTGGAGAGGTAGGTAATTTGCGTGATGCGCTTGTTCAGATTATTTTGAGGCTTAGGGAAGATGCTTTGAGAGATAGGAATGGCAGCCAGAATGCTCATAAGGATGGTAGTCAGAGCGCTCCTCCAGTTGATCCTCTTTACACGAGTAGTCTGTCTGTCCCTCCAGTATTACCTAGCATTCCATCAGTTGCACCTTTGAGCTATGACCAGAGAGTAGAAACTGAAAGGGGTTTTGGAGTATTTCCTGGAAGCAGTTTATATGGATACAGCTCTCTGCAGGTATATTGCCTGCTCCAAATTATTTGCTGTTTGGAATTTTTGGAAAATTCATAGAAGCTTTTGATTAACATTGCTATTTTTCTCTTTGTCAAGGCTGGGGAGAATGGCTatggttccctttcccagtattCATCAAAGTCATATGGAGGGTATGTTTTTTCCTATGCACTATTTATATTGACTTAGATGTTGTTCCTGTGGTCCAAGTGAAATAATAGTCCAAACTGCTGCTTTCCTTGGATCTCCTTGTGCCCTCTATGAAACATTTAGACCATGTATTTTCACAAGGATGCAATTGATAATTTATTTTCTCGTCATCATATTCACAAGACCTTGTCAATGTTTTAAGAAGCCTTTTTTAAATTGAGACTAGATACTCTATTATGCATTAGAAGTCATTATAATGATCTAACTatgttttggttttctgttgctCTAACTTTGGGCAGATTGCCCCCATATATTGAGATGGTGATTCCTGCAAATGCTTTAGCTAAAGTTATGGGAAAAGGTGGCACAAACATGGAAATATAAGAAAGGTGGGTGTCCAAAAGGGGGTGACATTTATCCTCAtaatatatttgcttttttctcATATGCTTTACATGTTTGTAACAAATGCATGTATACTTATTTAGACTGGAATTAGGTTTTTGCATTTTATAGCATGCCCTAAGTGCATCTAGTTTTAAATATGAGTGGTCTAGAATTCAGACATGGTTTAGTTTGGACATGATTTAGTATTTTGGCGGTGGTTTttcctcttgtttgcatgttttttttatttttttgaacttCAGCTTCAAAATCTGGATTCCTATTTGCCATATATACAGAATCACCCAAATCTAGCGCACCATACTGATAACATGGAACTGTCTCTGGTTTCAATGGTCTAGTTTCTTGCTATCCACAAGGGAAAACTGAAAATTTCCCTTACCTGACCTTTAGCCATATATCTGACTTTTGGAATTGATTCTCGTTAAAGGGTGCTGCTGAAGATCTCCTGTCAAAAGGAGAACGCAAATCCATGTCTCAATTTTAGAGCAACCATGACCTATAAACTTATCTAATTTCACTTTTTTTCTGTAGACCCAAAGATTATTAGTATGGGTTTGAAAATATGAAACATTCTGAACAATGTATAACAACATAGTGACCAGACAGTTGAGCTGTTCATTGATCCTAAGAATTGAGATTGATGAAATTCAGTGCCCTGGAAAATTGAATTATGTGTTACAAATGCAAAGAGTTTCAATCAGAAGATCACTAAAACCACTCCAGAATAATTTGAACATCAGATATTCAGGTAATGGACATACTGAAAATCATGTCATAGACGGGCTATGGAATATTAGATACACATTCAACCATATGTCGTACACCATTGACCTTCCTTAGCATTACCGACCAAATCCAGGCTTCTTGCCCTGCTATTTTTCCAATTCTTCATCTAGTTAGCCttctaattaaattttatttggtttAGTTTAACTAGTTTCTTATCTGTTTTATGCTGTTGCAGATATCTGGAgctcatattgaaattgttgattcaaaatcatcccgTTATGAGCGAATTGCTCAGATATCTGGAACCCCTGAACAGAAGCGTGCTGCAGAGAACCTAATTCAGGCTTTTATGATGTCAACTTAAGGTGATGGATATGCTTTCAAGCTTTAATAGGCGATGTTTCGTTCTGTTGTTGCGGTGCACTTCCTTTTGGTTTTCCATAGTTCCCTTAGGTTTCTATTCCGGAAAGGAAATGCATATCTCCTAAAATCCTTCTGGTGTTTTCTGCCTCCTCAGAATCAATTCATGTTCCCGAAGAATCTGCTGCTATGTTGTTGAGGAAAATGTTCTCTATGTCAGTGAAACTGTCTTATCTGATTACCCAAGAAATCTTAGGTCCTTGTTTTCCTCTTTGATGTTATTTCTTGTGCATCTTTGATGTTATTCCTTAACAGTACCTACCCATATATCCTGGTTTTAGCAACTCTTGAACGAATGATTCACTGCTCGATATATTGATGTTTAATTATCCTGTCTTGACCATCACTTCCTCAGCTGCATGGATAGGATCTATCCTTAAACGGGGTGGACTCTGACTGCTGAACTGAGTTGTGTATGTGATCGTTATTGAAGCTAAAAATTGTGTATGGAAATGAAATCATCGAGCCCTAGAACTCCATTCTTCTTTCCTCATGCTTGTATATATTGAAGTTTGATTTTGTTCTCAGGCCTTGATCTGAGTCAATGACTGCATGTTGTGTAGTGCTTGTACTTTTTGTTTCTTCCGTTGAATTGTATCATGAGTTTATTTGCTCCCAAGTTTCTCTTACGACGTGTTTCGATTTTAACTCTGTTTGCTGTTGATTTTCCTGGACATCCATATTCCTGCGTCGTGTATGTTTATGTTTCCCTTGTTGTTTTTCTCATTGCATTCATCTAAGGTCAATTCAATTTTTGCTCAATCATTGGCCCCTCAAATTCACTGTTTTAAAACGTTGCTCCGTCTCTTGGTCATCTATATTGGATTTTGAGCATTGAATAATTTtgcttgctcatccttttctgcCACGCCCAAAACAAAAGAATTTTGTAGGAAAAAGTGTATATTCTTATTTTCTGCTCCACAAAAGCTACCAACTTCTGACCCACTAAGAGACTGATGCTCAGAATGAGCAATATTCTTTTGCGACTTAGTAGCACCTTTCCATTCTGCATGCTTCAGAGAAGGGTTAGCTGTAGGTTTCAATGTACAGGAGGTGCATACAGCAGGTACAGGTGTGCTTTTGTCAACTCTGCAAGATTTCAGTGTTACCAACACAGACCACGTAAATTGTGTACATATGTGCTGATGAGCTTTTATAAGTGGTCGCATTGTGTGTGGCTTgctgtttttatttttcagcCCACTGAAAGTAGTTTTGCATTTTGACAATACTGAAGTATTGATAGTATTgatcataaaattatttttttgagtcATGTCTCTCGATTCGTTTGTTGGGAAGGAAAATAGTCTCGAGTGCTGATTATTTCTGCGATGCATGCTTGATTATCCTATGGATTCAGACCTGTAGATGTAGCTCAAAGTTTTGAAAATAGCCTGCAGCGATTCACATCTCTACGAATGTTGCTTGCTTGGATGATTGTCCATTTAAGGTGATCAAGTACCTGAAAAGGTAATAGATTTCAGTAAGAATCCTTTGCTTTGATCTATAATGGTGGTGGCTGCAGCTCCTTGCATTGCGTTGTAGCAGCTGAAGGAACCGTGCAGCAGTGCCCCGGGTGGACTTTCAGAAATAACATCTAGTATTTGTGATCATTTTTGGGCAAGGCGGATGGGAAGAAAAACAAATGTGTGGGTTGATGCATGGGAAGTAAGAGCCAATGAGCTAGTCTCTTATGAATTTTGcacttaaaaattattttatccgACTAACGAGTCATAACATTACATGGGATAAAATTGTTTACTGACATGATGATCATTCTAGTGGAGGCTGTATGTGTTGCTGCTGTAGCTTAAATGGGTAGCATAAGGGCACCATAAATTGCATAGAGGATTGCCTGATCTGAGTGTGTTCCTAATGAAGTAAACAAGAACTCCCTCAGGTAATTCTTTTAGACCGGCAATGTTAAGGTTCTGTTTGGAGGAATTGTTGGCAGTAAAGTTTTTGGAAGCAGAGTTTtttttgaagtagagcttttataaaaagttgtttgctttttggtaactacatttttaaagtgctgtaacactttaacatgtgttggtaaacaaactgagaaagtacttttggtatgacaaaatgatcataaagaacattatataatattatacaatagagcataataaaatataatatgtattaatttataaatatatgatatagtaaaatatttttgtaatgtaatataatatcattataatatagtaatataatattgtatactatagcataataatttaatataatattaaattaatttaatataatattaaattatttaatataacatatcagtgtattatgatataatgtaatataatattatatttatagtataataaataataaatatataaaatataataattattagcataaattaatttttataatataacataatattaaattatttaacataacatgttAATGTATtaagatataatgtaatataatattatatttatagtataatacaataataaaagtataaaatattataattattagtataaattaatttttcacctTTCTGATGGCAATTTATCTTTGTAACAAATTTTCTAACATATTTTTAGGATTTTAAAGAGacattttgtgtaattgttatattttatcataaattttttggtcaaaaatagctTTCTGACtaggccagaaagtgcttttctggaaagctccaaaatgaagCTTGTTTCAAAaggctgtttttagctttttagaaaagctaaaataacttttcaaaatttttatcaaatatttttatttcaactaaaagtatttttggagaacCAGAAAGTATTTTTTGATCCTCTAAAAATTCTTCCAAATGGGGCTAAGTCATCTTACAAATTATAGGCATGCAGAGCGCATGTGCGTGCGAGagcgcgcgagagagagagagatgatgatgatgatgatgtaacATCCATACTTGTCAATGGTGGCACGAGGACGTGCAACAAAgtttaccattttttttttttcagggttGGGCTTACAAATTATAATATCATGACTTCTGAATAAAAGAAATGCATGTCTTCTTAAAGGCAAGGAAGCGGAGGCCTATCGGTACCGGTGGTGAATATTTGATGGCGATGGATTTGAGTTACCTGTTCTCATTACCCATGGAATAAATTCTGACCACCTGATCTCTTCCACCGCCTGATGCCATCTGGCCTACTTCACGTTTGACTTTTGTGTTGTTGAGCCCGCTCGTGGCCCATTTCTTAGTTAGAAACGGGCCAGAGTTTGTCTATTGGGCTTCTTGTAGGTATGGACTTTGTTGTTTGGGCTCTCAAGGTTCCCTGATCCctacctttcttttttttttttttggttttttcttctctcttttctggttttttttttcctctcctccttttgtCCTTATTTCATTTATAATTAATTGTGTGGTGGCCTTTCCCaccattttctttaaaaaaaacactaaagtccatctttattttttcttttttattttagcaTGTAAGGGAATGGTAATTTAGGTAGTTAACTAAGTTTCAATTAAATGAAAACTTGGCTAAAATTGTACGTTGACTTACCATTTACCAATTCCAATCTTTTGGAGACTTGCTTCTATTTCCTGTTGACTCTTTTAATAGGTCAATCTTCTTTTACAAATAGCAATTGTACTATTCTTGATAGTAGACAATCTATATAATCTGGGTACGTGGCAGGTTGTAGTTGAGATGAAACATAACTAGCTATGAATATATAACCACGTTTTCCATACAATTTCCATCAACTTAAAGCCCTTATTTTGCACGCTCTTGTTAAATAACCATAGCTAGACTTGAGATGCAGAGGATCGAATCATGCAGGCTCATCAAAATGTTCTCCTAtgctttcttttatttatcttCATAAATTTTCCCACACTAATATGTCTatgatttttggaaaaagatGCTTCTTATCCGAATTCTTTAAGCAAGACAAACAATTTCATTACACCATATTATTTCCATGAAAGACCATAGCAATAATGCTCAGATCAAACAGCATGAATGCGCCAACCTATTGATTACATCCATTGTATTGAGCCAAGAGCCATATATTAAACTATATAGGGCAATACAACTTATATAAAGATGAAGCCATTGATGTTGGCCTTGAAACTAGCTTGATTACCATTACAAGAAGATCTTGATTTTCCAAACCCAACTCTGGAAGACCTCACACGTACTCTTGGATGAGTTGAAAAGTAAATCCATAAGGTAACGTTTTATAACATACCTCACCCATGAAAGTTAGTATTAGAGTCGATTACAGAGATTAATAAAATGAACATTCAGTTATATAGAATTTAATTTTATCGCAACCGCCACAAACATATCTTATCACCATATCAAAGGTAGTACAGATCAAACAACTAAAATAGATTCCGATGTATGTTAGTGTAAGCTACATCTGGCTGGGCTCATTCGGATAAATTCCACAACCATATTCAATTTACATGGCAAAACACCAAGCGGGGGCAAGAGAAACACTCCTGCTTCACAAAACTTTCTTATGCCTATCCTACCACAAATATATACAGACTTTATAAACACCAGCTTCCACCGCACTGAAGTGGACTGTAatcctttttccttctgtttaaCTCAGTATCATCTATCCAGAGAACTTATCAACACCCTGCAACCAAGTCAAACAAAAAACATGAAAaattaacaaaattaaaaaaaggctccttatcttttgcttttttctttttttttgggtgagaaACAAAAAGAATCTCCTATTTTAAGTTGACCAAAAAATCATCATCTCAATCCATCTTTGATAGACTTTGATAATTATCATGTAGGTTTTTTTTACCTTTCAACAAGCAATTCTTGCGCATAAAGTCCTAGGAACTAGGCAAAGGACAGGCAAAAAACGAAAAAGATAACACATAGTAATAAATCTCACTCGTGAGctttttatttgttattattattttttttaggtgCAGT
This portion of the Phoenix dactylifera cultivar Barhee BC4 chromosome 11, palm_55x_up_171113_PBpolish2nd_filt_p, whole genome shotgun sequence genome encodes:
- the LOC103703316 gene encoding LOW QUALITY PROTEIN: KH domain-containing protein At4g18375-like (The sequence of the model RefSeq protein was modified relative to this genomic sequence to represent the inferred CDS: inserted 1 base in 1 codon), with the protein product MVETGKRSRQQRDDDNDGKQWNKRPGNMERSGDGELVVYRILCPAGVIGSVIGKSGKVINSIRQETYAKIKVVDPFPGADMRVITIYCYVKDKDPMDADEDSMEPLCPAQDALLKVHDAIVNALANASDSDKRNKEEAQILVPASQAANIIGKSGATIKRLRSKTRANIKVNPKDANNATHSCAMSYDNFVQITGDAEAVKKALFAVSCIMYKFSPKEEISLDTSVPELPPIIIPSDVTVYSAGSFFPAANAIVSPSRSVPSVIGATPHVPELHGYTDTTSAWPVYPSALPVVSGYGGPSRSEDLVVRVLCPSDKIGRVIGKGGSTIKSIRQNSGARIDVDDTKDETEECLITVTSTESTDDIRSAAIEAILLLQGKINDEDAEKVNIRLLVPSKVIGCLIGKSGSIISDMRKKTKAEIRISKGEKPKRAASNDELVQVTGEVGNLRDALVQIILRLREDALRDRNGSQNAHKDGSQSAPPVDPLYTSSLSVPPVLPSIPSVAPLSYDQRVETERGFGVFPGSSLYGYSSLQAGENGYGSLSQYSSKSYGGLPPYIEMVIPANALAKVMGKGGTNMXNIRKISGAHIEIVDSKSSRYERIAQISGTPEQKRAAENLIQAFMMST